From one Synechocystis sp. PCC 6803 substr. PCC-P genomic stretch:
- a CDS encoding Uma2 family endonuclease: MLLALDRISVLPGQTLVLRDVDWDEFEALLEELGEHRSSRIAYYGQQLEIMAPLPEHEIDKELVGDLVKALLEELDIEFSPLGSTTFKNKFLGLGLEPDSCFYIQNEAKVRGLKRWDTTIDPPPDLALEVDLTSRTHLDIYAQLGVPEVWRFKRRQLEIHCLEQGEYRQREVSSIFPDFDLREIIPAYLQRIDQEGRNKTIKAFRIWVKSHIDAKN; the protein is encoded by the coding sequence ATGTTGCTAGCCCTAGACCGCATCAGTGTGCTTCCCGGCCAGACCTTGGTTTTGCGGGATGTGGATTGGGACGAATTTGAAGCTTTGCTGGAAGAACTCGGTGAACATCGCAGTTCCCGCATTGCTTACTATGGTCAACAACTAGAAATTATGGCTCCCCTGCCTGAACACGAAATTGATAAAGAACTAGTGGGCGACTTAGTCAAAGCTTTGTTAGAGGAGCTAGACATTGAATTTTCCCCCTTGGGTTCAACAACTTTTAAAAATAAGTTTCTCGGTCTGGGTTTAGAGCCAGATAGCTGTTTTTATATTCAAAATGAAGCGAAAGTGCGGGGTTTAAAACGTTGGGATACCACCATTGATCCTCCACCGGATTTAGCTCTCGAAGTGGATCTAACTTCCCGTACCCATTTAGATATTTATGCCCAATTAGGGGTGCCGGAAGTGTGGCGTTTTAAACGCAGACAATTGGAAATTCACTGCCTAGAACAAGGGGAATACCGCCAAAGGGAAGTTAGCTCGATTTTTCCTGATTTTGATCTCAGGGAAATTATTCCCGCCTATCTACAACGCATTGACCAGGAAGGCCGCAACAAAACCATCAAGGCTTTTCGCATTTGGGTAAAATCCCACATTGATGCTAAGAATTAG
- the hemF gene encoding oxygen-dependent coproporphyrinogen oxidase — MTVSPTTQPQTNHSLPPADAKQRVSQFMQTLQDEICQGLEALDGKGKFQEDSWQREEGGGGRSRVLADGDFLEQGGVNFSEVWGKSLPPSILKQRPEAEGHEFYATGTSMVLHPKNPYIPTVHLNYRYFEAGPVWWFGGGADLTPYYPFAEDAAHFHHTLKNACDQTHGEFYPVFKRWCDEYFYLKHRQEMRGIGGIFFDYQDGNAPLYRGPDPNGPAAQYSNQLAPIEPLGWEDLFSFAQRCGRAFLPAYSPIVEKRRNTEYGDRQRQFQLYRRGRYVEFNLVYDRGTIFGLQTNGRTESILMSLPPLVRWQYCYSPEAGSPEAELTEKFLVPQDWVNS; from the coding sequence ATGACCGTCTCTCCCACAACCCAGCCCCAAACTAATCATTCCTTGCCCCCGGCGGACGCTAAACAGCGGGTCAGCCAATTTATGCAAACTCTTCAAGACGAAATTTGTCAGGGTCTAGAGGCCTTGGATGGCAAGGGCAAATTCCAGGAAGATAGTTGGCAACGGGAAGAAGGGGGCGGTGGCCGTTCCCGGGTGTTGGCGGACGGAGATTTTTTGGAACAGGGCGGAGTCAATTTTTCCGAAGTCTGGGGCAAATCCCTACCTCCTTCAATTTTGAAGCAACGCCCCGAAGCGGAAGGCCACGAATTTTATGCCACGGGCACTTCCATGGTGTTGCACCCAAAAAATCCCTACATTCCCACGGTGCATCTTAATTACCGCTACTTTGAAGCAGGCCCGGTGTGGTGGTTCGGAGGTGGAGCCGATTTAACTCCCTACTATCCCTTTGCTGAAGATGCGGCCCATTTCCATCACACGTTAAAAAATGCCTGTGACCAAACCCATGGGGAATTTTATCCGGTATTTAAACGCTGGTGCGACGAGTATTTTTACCTCAAACATCGCCAGGAAATGCGGGGTATTGGCGGCATCTTTTTTGATTACCAAGATGGCAATGCTCCCCTGTACCGTGGCCCTGACCCCAATGGCCCGGCGGCCCAGTACAGCAACCAATTAGCCCCCATTGAACCCCTGGGTTGGGAGGATTTATTTAGTTTTGCCCAACGCTGTGGTCGGGCCTTTTTACCTGCTTACAGTCCCATTGTGGAAAAACGTCGCAATACTGAATATGGCGATCGCCAACGGCAGTTCCAGTTATATCGCCGGGGTCGGTATGTGGAATTTAACTTGGTCTATGACCGGGGCACCATTTTCGGTTTGCAAACCAATGGCCGCACTGAGTCCATTTTGATGTCTTTACCTCCCTTAGTACGTTGGCAATATTGCTACAGTCCCGAAGCCGGTAGTCCCGAGGCGGAATTAACGGAAAAATTCTTAGTTCCCCAGGACTGGGTTAATAGTTAG